In Aedes albopictus strain Foshan chromosome 3, AalbF5, whole genome shotgun sequence, the following are encoded in one genomic region:
- the LOC109413662 gene encoding cuticlin-4, protein MGRGSRSLVATFVLFFTVLKNVDCDAPLVDSAALPLEHRAVYGPPAPSPVYGTPGLLSGGGGGSGSSSSSSGGGDDPWPLSAANDSPQIKHLQVQCEKTHMRVNIEFDRPFYGMIFSKGFYSDPHCVHLKPGTGHLSATFEIFLNSCGMSSSANHNAANFGAPTPSGSYVENTIIIQYDPYVQEVWDQARKLRCTWYDFYEKAVTFRPFQVDMLHAVTANFLGDNLQCWMQIQVGKGPWASEVSGIVKIGQTMTMVLAIKDDENKFDMLVRNCVAHDGKRAPIQLVDQHGCVVRPKIMSKFQKIKNFGPSASVVSFAYFQAFKFPDSMNVHFQCVIQVCRYNCPEPKCGGGDYGLPALTGNGISGEYGAPGALSGEYGPPSEYGVPPAYPDPRHPSDSSGAYSENQDNVVPPPQAQTSANSAENKEGSSQSDAPQQNPSQNQLQNEIHDNINMPPPPPPGQSGYVTVTKRKDDMANDGNLVSLGGRPRSVEGLDDLRGVRRRRDTMVVVMKPRIYKRDAQEMTDVNTERIIQVVAPGDVNFALNSAANNETVVIQSQRTVDPETICMSVPSFVGGLVMLLLVLAVASLVAAFLFVRVRHFDRKANHMPLSSSHVFLVSK, encoded by the exons AATGTCGACTGTGACGCCCCTCTCGTGGATTCGGCCGCACTGCCTCTGGAGCACAGAGCCGTCTATGGGCCGCCAGCACCATCACCAGTATACGGAACGCCTGGTTTGTTGAGTGGCGGCGGCGGTGGTAgcggcagcagtagcagcagcagcggtggTGGAGACGACCCGTGGCCCCTGTCGGCCGCGAACGATAGCCCCCAGATCAAGCACCTGCAGGTGCAGTGCGAAAAGACGCATATGCGCGTCAACATCGAATTCGATCGACCCTTCTACGGAATGATCTTCTCGAAGGGATTCTACAGCGATCCGCACTGTGTGCATCTGAAGCCCGGTACCGGTCACCTTAGTGCAACCTTCGAGATCTTCCTGAACAGCTGCGGTATGAGCAGCTCGGCTAACCACAATGCTGCCAACTTCGGTGCACCAACCCCGTCCGGAAGCTATGTCGAGAACACCATCATCATCCAGTACGACCCCTACGTGCAGGAAGTCTGGGATCAG GCTCGTAAGTTGCGTTGTACGTGGTACGATTTCTACGAGAAGGCCGTCACGTTCCGTCCGTTCCAAGTCGACATGCTCCATGCTGTGACTGCGAACTTCCTGGGTGACAATCTCCAATGCTGGATGCAGATTCAGGTCGGTAAGGGTCCATGGGCTTCGGAAGTTTCGGGTATCGTGAAAATCGGTCAAACCATGACTATGGTGCTGGCCATCAAGGATGACGAGAACAAGTTCGATATGCTGGTCCGTAACTGCGTTGCTCACGATGGTAAGCGTGCGCCAATTCAGCTGGTTGATCAACACGGATGCGTCGTGCGGCCGAAGATTATGAGCAAATTCCAGAAGATCAAGAACTTTGGACCATCCGCATCGGTCGTGTCATTCGCGTACTTCCAGGCTTTCAAGTTCCCCGATTCGATGAACGTCCACTTCCAGTGTGTGATCCAGGTTTGCCGATACAACTGCCCAGAGCCCAAGTGCGGAGGAGGGGATTACGGTTTGCCAGCGCTGACAGGtaatggaatttcaggagagtACGGTGCTCCAGGTGCATTGAGCGGAGAGTACGGACCACCATCGGAATACGGAGTGCCACCAGCATACCCAGATCCACGACACCCATCGGACTCATCTGGAGCATACTCGGAAAACCAGGACAATGTTGTACCACCACCACAGGCACAAACCTCGGCCAACTCTGCAGAGAACAAGGAAGGCTCCAGTCAATCGGATGCTCCACAGCAAAACCCAAGCCAAAACCAACTGCAAAATGAAATTCACGACAACATCAacatgccgccaccaccgccgCCTGGACAGTCAGGATATGTAACCGTCACCAAGCGAAAGGACGATATGGCCAATGATGGTAACCTTGTGAGTCTTGGAGGCCGCCCGCGATCGGTTGAAGGTTTGGACGATCTGAGAGGAGTTCGCCGACGACGTGACACCATGGTAGTGGTCATGAAACCTCGCATCTACAAACGGGACGCTCAGGAGATGACCGACGTGAACACAGAACGAATCATCCAGGTCGTAGCCCCGGGTGATGTGAACTTCGCCCTGAACAGCGCTGCCAACAACGAAACCGTTGTCATCCAATCACAGCGTACGGTGGATCCGGAAACCATCTGTATGTCAGTGCCAAGCTTCGTCGGTGGGCTGGTAATGCTGCTATTGGTCCTGGCTGTGGCCTCGCTAGTCGCCGCATTCCTCTTCGTACGGGTGAGACACTTCGATCGCAAAG CTAACCACATGCCACTGTCCAG CTCACACGTGTTCCTGGTGTCAAAGTAA
- the LOC134290216 gene encoding uncharacterized protein LOC134290216: protein MLRKVRKPKPKAKRHIEDVPFYKFVYQKDELPLDPARGFIEEQISKINVIKPACFNKDYSLYRYPRGDGQGLRELLLPEKLSSIETAEYLPSGISPLSPLEKRLPDVTTELIKLYKDLRLKIFHDLALTRPVLLGNEFFRRYGRVNQDGRRKLPAIHRRRRPAKKFHFDEFAYRTPEENDEALLRIQRHLDRMIAKSIREAEKRRQQKEELARRPQFCTSSSSSSSSSSQSRNRNVYHTKVKRKRLTNEQYIKKLKVDESVKLRYLQALLPVHPDDQKRKILEKFEKRYHEAIANFDDDMRQRTLNVLEELSVEKIEHYPSHLIKKILPRIDSRIAYLKQAHKFILEEEKLWPNIYPEVILLDYIFDPEHNVPRDQAVYLTILLMDLQEDYRYHVKRSFIRYILRSEEERKRLQLAVEPPEYPIATLIAPVPWKCSIQVAKNRLEEVLMVNHPVLQAINLLWHKLYGNLLVVDPAKFYSTDIPMHADKITETIHNSCRITRDILINDWMPRVADLVDVMRKYWKDLVPRNSIHGGRGTIFFNCIHALTSYHLQGLIKKSLDHLVEALEAYRGGDTPTGDQAPKLKMKPFMTLTVSVVGKPDTEIEKNTEKSDMSLYEADDDDPSLLTSESTDDPMTSVLHIMCTLNHGVEELVQENYKFTNSSERNHGALDEINHHSV from the exons atgtTGAGAAAAGTTAGAAAACCTAAACCAAAAGCTAAACGGCACATCGAAGATGTTCCGTTCTACAAGTTTGTGTACCAGAAAGACGAACTGCCGCTCGATCCGGCCAGGGGCTTCATCGAGGAGCAAATTT CGAAAATCAACGTCATCAAGCCGGCCTGCTTCAACAAGGACTACAGTCTTTACCGCTACCCCCGGGGTGACGGCCAAGGCCTGCGGGAACTGCTCCTTCCGGAAAAGTTATCCTCCATCGAAACGGCGGAGTACCTCCCATCCGGAATCTCTCCCCTATCGCCGCTGGAGAAGCGCCTTCCGGACGTAACCACCGagctcataaaactttacaaagacTTGCgactgaaaattttccacgaccTGGCCCTCACCAGGCCGGTGCTGCTGGGGAACGAGTTCTTCCGCCGTTACGGTCGAGTAAATCAAGATGGCCGCCGCAAGCTGCCTGCAATACACCGCAGGAGGCGACCAGCGAAAAAGTTTCACTTCGATGAGTTTGCCTACCGCACCCCGGAGGAAAATGACGAGGCGCTGCTGCGCATCCAGCGCCATCTGGATCGGATGATAGCGAAGAGCATCCGCGAGGCGGAGAAACGCCGACAGCAGAAGGAGGAACTGGCACGCCGGCCACAGTTT TGcacatcgtcatcatcgtcgtcttcgtcgtcgtcgcagaGTAGAAACCGAAATGTTTATCACACCAAAGTTAAACGAAAACGGCTGACTAATGAGCAGTACATCAAAAAGCTTAAGGTGGACGAAAGTGT AAAACTAAGATACCTTCAAGCGTTGCTTCCAGTACACCCAGACGACCAGAAGcgcaaaattctggagaaatttgaaaaacGTTACCACGAAGCCATTGCTAACTTTGACGATGACATGCGCCAGCGAACGCTAAATGTGCTCGAAGAATTATCGGTCGAAAAAATTGAGCACTATCCATCGCATCTGATAAAAAAGATTCTGCCTCGTATCGATAGTCGTATTGCCTACCTAAAGCAAGCTCACAAATTCATCCTGGAAGAGGAAAAGCTATGGCCCAACATCTACCCGGAGGTAATCCTATTGGATTACATTTTCGACCCCGAGCACAACGTTCCCCGAGATCAGGCCGTCTACTTGACTATCCTGCTGATGGACCTACAGGAAGACTATCGCTACCATGTGAAACGATCCTTCATCCGATACATCCTTCGTTCAGAGGAAGAACGCAAGCGGCTGCAGCTTGCTGTGGAGCCACCCGAATATCCGATCGCCACGCTGATTGCTCCGGTTCCGTGGAAGTGTTCGATCCAGGTTGCCAAGAACCGGTTGGAAGAGGTTCTGATGGTGAACCATCCGGTTTTGCAGGCCATCAACTTGCTGTGGCATAAGCTGTACGGTAATCTGCTGGTGGTTGATCCGGCCAAGTTCTACAGCACAGATATCCCGATGCACGCGGATAAGATTACCGAAACGATTCACAACAGTTGTCGCATAACTCGAGAT ATACTGATCAATGACTGGATGCCCCGAGTGGCGGATCTGGTCGACGTCATGCGTAAGTACTGGAAAGATCTGGTGCCGCGTAACTCGATCCACGGAGGTCGAGGAACGATCTTCTTCAATTGTATTCACGCACTGACGTCGTACCATTTGCAAGGCTTGATCAAGAAAAGTCTGGACCATTTGGTTGAAGCACTGGAAGCTTATCGGGGTGGCGATACTCCAACTGGGGACCAAGCTCCTAAGCTTAAAATGAAACCTTTTATGACGTTGACGGTGTCGGTAGTTGGAAAGCCAGATACAGAGATCGAGAAGAATACGGAAAAGAGTGACATGTCTCTGTATGAAGCTGATGATGACGATCCGAGTTTATTGACGTCAGAATCGACGGATGATCCGATGACGTCG GTCCTTCACATCATGTGCACGCTGAATCACGGTGTCGAAGAGCTTGTACAGGAAAATTATAAGTTTACGAATTCGAGCGAACGAAATCACGGAGCACTTGACGAGATTAACCACCATTCGGTTTAA